In the genome of Raphanus sativus cultivar WK10039 chromosome 4, ASM80110v3, whole genome shotgun sequence, one region contains:
- the LOC108833247 gene encoding uncharacterized protein LOC108833247, producing the protein MNLNKVFETMSMEEEEVPFNLPDLPQYSAVERNKMSIIGRTLNPECQRMKDLILDMPRKWQVYDRVRGVALSPTMFQFIFKYEHDLEEVLRKRVWTFNEWSIVIDRWMEKPPDDYLKYLLVWVQLRNIPVNHYTEEAITAFGGFAGEVDVVAFDPSKAQSQDYVRVRVFFDVSRPVRKTKVINLPGGGSVTLRYDFERIQKRCYHCQRLTHDKDKCPLLIQERKDQAAERRKKMMIEKQKRELMIQPDDPLFGVLRDEQVGLDEATGRRKINPEVLQNMREYLLAAEGGEKRVREERVKTSVLDLENDPVGQRNFLRLEPAPLVISEVDKDKGRTFDYGPKAVESDDERTKQEKRSQLVIREPQMTVSVPCRARNKGYEEATDFFECSTGFSSGYADANSSGTSKMKVGRRYRSPKRLRRFKAKISNLEEGEDGEKSVGEAEEKGSAKRRAEVVAGSFKKIARRSNSKVVPNGGLPNQ; encoded by the coding sequence ATGAATCTAAACAAGGTGTTCGAAACTATGTcaatggaggaagaagaggtGCCGTTTAACCTACCGGATTTACCGCAGTACAGTGCTGTGGAGAGAAATAAGATGAGTATCATTGGGAGAACTCTGAACCCAGAGTGTCAAAGGATGAAGGACTTGATCTTAGACATGCCAAGGAAGTGGCAAGTCTATGACAGAGTGAGAGGAGTGGCTCTGTCGCCTACCATGTTTCAGTTTATCTTTAAATATGAACATGATCTGGAGGAAGTGTTGCGTAAACGAGTATGGACTTTTAATGAGTGGAGTATCGTCATTGACCGATGGATGGAGAAGCCGCCAGACGACTACCTGAAGTATCTGTTGGTTTGGGTACAGTTACGCAATATACCGGTTAATCACTATACGGAGGAGGCCATCACTGCTTTTGGCGGTTTTGCGGGTGAAGTGGATGTGGTAGCTTTCGATCCAAGCAAAGCTCAAAGCCAGGACTATGTGAGAGTTCGGGTTTTCTTTGATGTGTCAAGGCCGGTAAGGAAGACAAAAGTTATCAATCTACCGGGTGGTGGTTCTGTCACTCTACGATATGATTTCGAGAGGATCCAAAAACGTTGCTATCATTGTCAGCGTCTGACTCATGACAAAGATAAGTGCCCCCTGCTAATTCAAGAGAGGAAGGATCAAGCAGCTGAACGAAGGAAAAAGATGATGATTGAGAAACAGAAGAGAGAGCTGATGATCCAACCAGATGACCCCTTGTTTGGAGTATTGAGAGATGAACAAGTGGGTCTAGATGAAGCGACGGGAAGGAGGAAAATTAACCCAGAGGTACTCCAAAACATGCGGGAGTACCTGTTGGCTGCAGAAGGAGGAGAAAAGCGAGTAAGGGAAGAAAGGGTTAAGACCTCTGTTCTTGATTTGGAAAATGATCCGGTGGGGCAGAGGAACTTTTTGAGGTTGGAACCGGCTCCTTTGGTTATAAGCGAAGTGGATAAAGACAAAGGAAGGACCTTTGACTACGGGCCTAAAGCTGTGGAAAGTGATGATGAGCGAACAAAGCAGGAGAAGCGTTCTCAGCTGGTGATAAGGGAACCACAAATGACTGTCTCAGTGCCGTGCCGAGCAAGAAATAAAGGATACGAGGAAGCCACTGATTTTTTTGAATGTTCAACGGGTTTTAGCTCTGGTTATGCAGATGCTAACTCTTCCGGGACTTCAAAAATGAAAGTGGGTAGGAGATATAGATCTCCAAAACGCCTGAGAAGATTTAAAGCAAAAATCTCGAACcttgaagaaggagaagatggTGAGAAGAGTGTGGGAGAAGCTGAAGAGAAAGGTTCTGCGAAGAGGAGAGCGGAGGTAGTAGCGGGAAGTTTCAAAAAGATAGCAAGAAGGTCAA